A segment of the Leptotrichia massiliensis genome:
TCGTAAAATTTTTTCTCAAATGCTCCAATTTACACTTCAATTCCTTTTCTTTTTCAAATATTCCAAGTTTATTCTCATATTCATCCAGCTTCTGAACACCTTTTTTTATATTATCAAAAACAGCCTGCCTTGTAACCCCACATTGTTCAGCAATTTCCGAAAGTGAGCTGTTTTCCTCCAGATAAAGTTCCAAATATTGCCTTTTCTTTTTGGGGAAAAGTTCTCCATAATATGAAAACAAAACTGAATATTTCAAAAAATCTTCCAATTTATCCATATATTCAACTTCCTCTTTATTTTTACTTGTAATTTCATTTCTCAAATCAAAATTATTTATTAAACAAAATTTATATATTTTTTAGTTTTTCAATTTTTTTACACTCTGGTTTTTCCATACATACTGTTCCATTTTATTTTTAGCGATTTTCTGCTTTGCAATTAAAATTTTATCCAAAATACTTTGATACATTTCATTTTCATTTCCAAAAATGGTTTTATGCAATTTTTCACATTTTTCCAGTAATATAACTGATTTTTTATAACTTTTGTTTTCAAAATAAACATTTGCCAAATTATGTAAAATATTAAAATACAAATTACTATTTTCTCCTACTTCTTTTTCTAGAACTTCAAGAGCTACATTCATACAATTTTCTGCTAACTTTTTTTCTCCAATTTTCAGATAGGAATTTACCATATTGCTTCGAATAATCGCACTTTGTACTTGACTATTTTCCGCATCTTCCAATATTTCCAAACTTTTTTTTTGCCATTTTACCGAATCCTTATATCTATCCGTTTCTTCAAAAAAAAGTCCAAGATTATTACATATTCCTGCAAATACATATTCATTCCTAAAATCATTCTTTTTATAAGTCTTTATCGCCTTAAAATATTTTTCCTCAACCTCTTCATACTTTTTCATAGTTCTGTAAACTTCAGCCAGATTCGCATTACAAGTCACAAAAGCCATAGTATTTTCTCCATAATTTTTTAACACAATTTTTTCAACTTTAGATAAATGTCTTATTGCCTCCTCAAATTTCCCAACATATTTTAAAACATTCCCCAATTCAGTCAACACTTTTACGCTCTCATCACTTTCCTCACCATACAGCCGTCTAAACAACACCTTCAATTCCCGTAAAACAATAATTTCCTTTTCAATTTCTCCATTATTCACATATTCTTCCCTCTTTACAAGCAAGTCTTGTATTCTATTCTCTTTTACTTCCTTCTCTTTCTCAGTCATCTATAAGTTTCCTCTTTTAAAAAATTTATTCTTAATCTATTATTGTTTATAATACCACAAATTCACCAATAAATCTAATTTTTTTCAAGAAAATTAATTAAAAACTCTCGTTTATCTAAATAATTAAAAATAAAGTTATAAACAAAAAAGACTAAACTCAGAATTTACTATTCCAAGCAAGTCTTTTCCAATTTCATTTTAACATCTCTAGTAAACTAAAATTTTTATTTTTTCAAACGTTGCTTTGCCATCCACTCAAACAAATGTTCCCCTTTATTATTCACAGGCATATTTCTAAGACTATAAATCCAGCTCCAGTGTCCATTGTACTCAGTTTCACCAATTTTTACATTTGGATAAGAGGAAAGTATTGCTCCATATTTTGAAAGAACATCATAAACTCTTTTACTTGTATTTTCGTAGGAAATAGTCGGATCATTTTGTGCGTGAATCATCCAAAGCGGTTTATTTCTTATTTTCATCAAATCCTGTGTAGTAGTTGCAACTACGCCAGAAGTAGCCGCTTTATCAACAGCAGCTGCACTTGTACTAAATGCCGCAAAATAATTTGGATATTCAATCATCATTCTAAACGACATATATCCACCAGCAGAAGCTCCAAAAACATAAATTCTATTTTTATCAACATTATTTTCAGAAGCAAATTCATCAATCATAGCCTTCACTGATTTTATGTACCCTTTACTATAATTATTGTACCAAGTACCGTCAACTTGCGGTGCCACAACATAAGCTCCGCCAAATATCTTTTGTGTTTTATCTTCTACAAAAGCCACTGCCCCACGATTTGCCAATTTTTGTGAAACATTATTCCGATAATCCTTGTATCCGCCTTCACCATTCCCATGAAACCATATTATAAGCGGATGTTTCTTCCCATCATCTTTATTAACAGGTTTAAAATATCGATAATTCATTCCACTTTTAGACTTCGCTGCTACAAACTTATCAGCTTCCTCATCAACAATTTTCCCTTGTCTATAAAATCCTGCTTTATAACCCTTTATTTCCTTTTTTTGCTCCACCCTATACTCCAAGTCCATCAATACATTTCGAGAAACATCCCCAGTAACATAACTCAAAGTGTTTGCTCCAGCCACATCTTTCCCATATTTCAAGTTAATAACAATATTTCCCTTGTCATTCACATAAATATTCTCAATTTCCCTCTCAACTTCAAATGTCCCCGAGGATTTAGTCTTATCGTCTAGCACAATTCCAGCGTCTTTTGGCAAAGTTCCTTTAGCAAAAACTTTAAATGTATCTTTTTCAATTTGCTTATTTTGAATATTTTTCCCTTGCCCTTTTGTATCAATCTCAATAGAAACAATATTTTGCCCATAATCAAATACTTTTGCATGTATCAAATAATTATAAAATGGGGAACGATTACTTAAGAATACTTCACTAGAAATTCCCAATACACTTACCAAAAGCAAACCTACAAACACCAATACCTTCGTTCTCATAGCCATCACTTCCTCTACAATATTTTTTATTTCAAATTTAATTGATAAAATTATTAAATAAAGTAAAAATTTAAAAGTAAACTATTTTATCTTTAATTTCCTATACCTATTCACCGCCGCACAAAATTCTTGCTTTCTCGGTAATGCCAAATTTCCTGGATGCCCTGTGTACGAAGAAATTGAATCAAGCCCTTCTTTTTCAATTCTTTCATAAATCCTGTCAGCCGCTTGCAAAAGTGTCAGTTTTTCATCCAGCACCTTATTTTTAAAATAGTCAATCATTACGGCAATGCAGTTTGTCTGGCTGTCATCCACAAGCTGCTCCAGCCCTGAAATATCAATTAATTCTTTTCCATATAGAATGCTGTATTTCCCTTTGGCTCTTGTTTTATCCAGTTTTCCTGACTGCGAAAAACTTTTTTTAAGTGGAATACGCTGTGTAATTCCTTGAAATTTATCATTTGAAGAAAATTCTCTCTTGTTTTCATCCAATTTTGCAATTTCCTTCGCCTTTTCCGTTACATCTTTTGGCACATATTCATCCATCATTATAACGTGATTTGCCACATCAAAATAATCTCCAGAACCACCGACAATCAATATCGTAGAAACTCCAAAATTGTCATAAAGTTCCTTTACCCTGTCAATAAACGGTGTTATCGGCTCTTTCTCCTTTACCACAAGTTTTTGCATTCTTCCGTCACGAATCATAAAATTAGTAGCCGAAGTATCCTCATCTATTAGAAGTAAAGAAGTCCCATATTCCAGTGCTTCTGCCACATTTGCCGCTTGCGACGTGCTTCCGCTCGCATTTTCAGTTGAAAAAGCCCTTGTATCCTTATTTTGTGGCAAGTTATTGATAAATCCGCTTATATTCACCTTTTCCACATTTCTTCCATCTTCCGCACGTATTTTTACCGCATCCGATTCAGAAATTATAAATTCACGCCCATCTTGAGCAATGTGATTGTAAACCCCTCTTTCAAGTGCTGCAAGCAACGTGGATTTTCCGTGGTAACCTCCACCCACAATTAGCGTAATTCCTTTTGGAATTCCCATTCCGCTTATTTCTTTCCCACTTGGAAGTTTTAATGTAATCTCAAATTTTTCTGGACTTTTAAACTTAACTGCATTTTTCATAGGTCTATCCGAAACTCCACTTTCACGTGGAAGCACAGAATCATTAGCCACAAATGCAACAAGCCCTTTTTCCTTCAACATTTTTCTCGCATATTCCTGATCCAGCACTAGAATTACCTGCTCATTTAACGCTTTTTTATTCAAATTATCATAAATAATGGATTTTTCCACAATTTCAGGCAGCTGCTCAAAAATAATTTTCTGTGCAGCTTTTCCCATTATCCGTCTGCCTCTCGCAGGCATACCCATTTCAAACCTCACTTCAACTTTATCTCCCTTTATCAGAACTGAAGTTCTTTCCAAAATTTCCTGTCTGCACCTGTCAATAAAAATTCTTCCACTTCCCCCAGTTCCTGTACTGTCATTCCCACTTTTCTGAATTTCCCTATAAAAATTTCTCGTAAGAAAATCCGAAACTGCAATATTCTTATCCTTCGTATCCGTGAGCTCATAAGGAATCCCACAAATTTTTCTATCCATTATAACTCTCATTTTTGAAGGCGGAGCATAAGGATCTGACTGCACATGATCAATCGCAAGAATATACTTTTCAAATTTATATTCCCCTTTAAGTGACTTATACGCCAAATAACTTTTTCCATCCATTGAAAATAATATTTTTTCTAATTCTTTATAATTTTTCATTTCTGTAAACACTCCTTTCCCAGCCGCCACATATCTTTCTATTCTCATTTTAACACACTTCTCTTTTATTTCCCAAATTCTTTTTTTACTACAATACAAAAACCCCACAGGTATATTAAAATCTGTGAGGCTGAAATATAACAAGGTAAAATTAACAACTTTTTTAGTTTTATTAAACTGAAAATATAACACATTTATTTTAACTATTAAATTACCATTTTTTATTACACAACACGGGTATGTTCAAATTTTTTTAAAAATATTTAGTAACATCAAAAAATACAATAACCAACATCAATACAAGCAAAAATATCATTCCAATTACATGTATTTTTTCCTCTATTTTTTTATTAACTTTTATTCCAAAAAATTCAGGAATAACAAATATTATTCTTCCTCCATCAAGTGCTGGAATAGGTAGCAAATTCATAATTCCAATATTTATTGAAATAAGAATAAATATTACAAGCAATGCAAAAAATCCGCCTTGTCCGTAAGCTTGCCCAACAATCTTTGGCAGGCCAACAGGTCCTGTCATTTCCTTCATTGCCACTTTTCCAGTTACAAGCATTCTCACACCATCAAGTGTCAGTTTAAAATAGTCCCGAAATAATA
Coding sequences within it:
- the ylxM gene encoding YlxM family DNA-binding protein — encoded protein: MDKLEDFLKYSVLFSYYGELFPKKKRQYLELYLEENSSLSEIAEQCGVTRQAVFDNIKKGVQKLDEYENKLGIFEKEKELKCKLEHLRKNFTKENLEKIIEDFEYTE
- a CDS encoding tetratricopeptide repeat protein, producing MTEKEKEVKENRIQDLLVKREEYVNNGEIEKEIIVLRELKVLFRRLYGEESDESVKVLTELGNVLKYVGKFEEAIRHLSKVEKIVLKNYGENTMAFVTCNANLAEVYRTMKKYEEVEEKYFKAIKTYKKNDFRNEYVFAGICNNLGLFFEETDRYKDSVKWQKKSLEILEDAENSQVQSAIIRSNMVNSYLKIGEKKLAENCMNVALEVLEKEVGENSNLYFNILHNLANVYFENKSYKKSVILLEKCEKLHKTIFGNENEMYQSILDKILIAKQKIAKNKMEQYVWKNQSVKKLKN
- a CDS encoding prolyl oligopeptidase family serine peptidase, which gives rise to MRTKVLVFVGLLLVSVLGISSEVFLSNRSPFYNYLIHAKVFDYGQNIVSIEIDTKGQGKNIQNKQIEKDTFKVFAKGTLPKDAGIVLDDKTKSSGTFEVEREIENIYVNDKGNIVINLKYGKDVAGANTLSYVTGDVSRNVLMDLEYRVEQKKEIKGYKAGFYRQGKIVDEEADKFVAAKSKSGMNYRYFKPVNKDDGKKHPLIIWFHGNGEGGYKDYRNNVSQKLANRGAVAFVEDKTQKIFGGAYVVAPQVDGTWYNNYSKGYIKSVKAMIDEFASENNVDKNRIYVFGASAGGYMSFRMMIEYPNYFAAFSTSAAAVDKAATSGVVATTTQDLMKIRNKPLWMIHAQNDPTISYENTSKRVYDVLSKYGAILSSYPNVKIGETEYNGHWSWIYSLRNMPVNNKGEHLFEWMAKQRLKK
- a CDS encoding ABC-ATPase domain-containing protein → MRIERYVAAGKGVFTEMKNYKELEKILFSMDGKSYLAYKSLKGEYKFEKYILAIDHVQSDPYAPPSKMRVIMDRKICGIPYELTDTKDKNIAVSDFLTRNFYREIQKSGNDSTGTGGSGRIFIDRCRQEILERTSVLIKGDKVEVRFEMGMPARGRRIMGKAAQKIIFEQLPEIVEKSIIYDNLNKKALNEQVILVLDQEYARKMLKEKGLVAFVANDSVLPRESGVSDRPMKNAVKFKSPEKFEITLKLPSGKEISGMGIPKGITLIVGGGYHGKSTLLAALERGVYNHIAQDGREFIISESDAVKIRAEDGRNVEKVNISGFINNLPQNKDTRAFSTENASGSTSQAANVAEALEYGTSLLLIDEDTSATNFMIRDGRMQKLVVKEKEPITPFIDRVKELYDNFGVSTILIVGGSGDYFDVANHVIMMDEYVPKDVTEKAKEIAKLDENKREFSSNDKFQGITQRIPLKKSFSQSGKLDKTRAKGKYSILYGKELIDISGLEQLVDDSQTNCIAVMIDYFKNKVLDEKLTLLQAADRIYERIEKEGLDSISSYTGHPGNLALPRKQEFCAAVNRYRKLKIK